One Campylobacter concisus DNA segment encodes these proteins:
- the rlmB gene encoding 23S rRNA (guanosine(2251)-2'-O)-methyltransferase RlmB: MIIYGKQLFLHILNKRPQILEEIYLSKECDKKLFSKICGTGKKIIRVDNQKAQSMAHGGNHQGFLASVSEFEFSDFSELKKLNFIAVLYGISDVGNIGAIARSAYALGCEGLVVVTKSVNMQGVLRSSSGAAYEIPIAIFEDGLSLLNELKQCGFRLYATASNGKNIKEMKFAGKRALVMGSEGEGIPQKALAKCDECVGIKLKDGWDSLNVSAAFAIICDRMIDE; this comes from the coding sequence ATGATAATATACGGAAAACAGCTATTTTTACATATTTTGAACAAGCGCCCACAGATCCTAGAAGAGATCTATCTCTCAAAAGAGTGTGATAAAAAACTCTTCTCAAAAATTTGTGGCACAGGCAAGAAGATCATCCGCGTGGATAATCAAAAAGCTCAATCTATGGCGCATGGCGGCAACCATCAAGGCTTCTTAGCAAGCGTTAGCGAGTTTGAGTTTTCAGACTTTAGCGAGCTAAAAAAGCTAAATTTCATCGCCGTGCTTTACGGCATAAGTGACGTCGGAAACATCGGTGCCATCGCTAGAAGTGCCTATGCTCTAGGCTGCGAAGGGCTAGTTGTCGTTACAAAAAGTGTAAATATGCAAGGCGTTTTAAGGTCAAGTAGCGGTGCTGCTTACGAGATACCAATAGCCATTTTTGAAGACGGACTTAGCCTGCTAAATGAGCTAAAACAGTGTGGTTTCAGGCTCTATGCTACGGCGAGCAACGGCAAAAATATAAAAGAGATGAAATTTGCTGGCAAGAGGGCTTTGGTGATGGGCTCAGAGGGTGAAGGCATACCGCAAAAAGCTCTAGCAAAGTGCGATGAGTGCGTCGGTATCAAGCTAAAAGATGGCTGGGACTCCCTAAATGTAAGTGCAGCTTTTGCGATAATTTGTGATAGGATGATAGATGAATGA